The following are from one region of the Aquirufa lenticrescens genome:
- a CDS encoding OmpA family protein encodes MKKYILFFILTSLLSPAIAQDSTESKTPKRQSFALIGGVSDMWYQNYPTRRDYVQSYTHFGIQYAAEVKPNVDVYGTLVYGIRDAKDMASAGLGLRYYLLDRETHKKFRPFANFSGEVVADNSTRSTYSDVDLTGSVGSGFDFKILGSLYGRAMVNVGFPFFQLGKVDFTDGRGTYAHYTAGLVYEWGNKPVPVPAKITEPVAIDTDGDGIVDKEDKCPTVKGVRANNGCPLDTDGDGVIDAEDKCPTVAGVKENQGCPADTDGDGIIDSEDRCPTVAGVKANQGCPADSDGDGVIDSEDACPNLAGIASLKGCPAPKDADGDGVIDADDLMPNVAGLVALQGVPENLVIYFNTNRFSLTAESISTLDIALALLKAQPSLKLKVTGHTDSRQTVQYNVELSKNRVFEARNYLIQHGVKNKRMKLAWFSELVPAAPNKTVDGMKLNRRVELKITK; translated from the coding sequence ATGAAGAAATATATACTATTTTTTATATTAACTAGTTTACTATCGCCTGCTATTGCGCAGGATAGCACAGAATCGAAAACACCTAAGCGCCAGTCTTTCGCCCTAATCGGTGGCGTTTCTGATATGTGGTACCAAAACTACCCAACCCGCAGAGACTACGTACAAAGCTACACGCATTTTGGGATTCAATATGCGGCTGAAGTAAAGCCGAATGTCGATGTGTATGGAACGTTAGTTTATGGGATTCGTGATGCCAAGGATATGGCCTCAGCCGGCCTAGGTCTTCGTTATTATTTATTGGATCGCGAGACACACAAAAAGTTTAGACCTTTTGCGAATTTCAGTGGTGAAGTCGTGGCAGATAACTCAACGCGTTCGACCTATAGTGATGTTGATTTAACAGGATCCGTAGGATCCGGTTTTGACTTTAAAATTTTAGGCTCTCTTTACGGTCGTGCCATGGTAAATGTGGGTTTCCCTTTCTTCCAACTAGGCAAAGTAGACTTCACGGACGGTCGTGGAACTTATGCACATTATACCGCAGGTCTAGTGTACGAATGGGGGAACAAACCGGTTCCTGTACCAGCTAAAATTACCGAGCCAGTTGCCATCGATACCGACGGCGATGGCATCGTAGATAAAGAAGATAAATGCCCTACGGTCAAAGGCGTTCGCGCGAACAACGGTTGCCCTCTAGATACAGATGGAGACGGCGTAATTGATGCAGAAGACAAATGCCCAACGGTAGCAGGTGTGAAGGAAAATCAAGGATGTCCTGCAGACACAGATGGCGATGGAATCATCGACAGTGAAGATCGTTGCCCTACGGTTGCAGGTGTTAAAGCAAACCAAGGTTGCCCAGCAGATTCGGATGGCGATGGTGTGATTGACAGCGAAGATGCGTGTCCTAACCTAGCCGGAATTGCCTCGCTAAAAGGCTGTCCTGCGCCTAAAGATGCGGATGGTGACGGTGTAATCGATGCTGATGATTTGATGCCAAACGTAGCCGGTTTAGTTGCTCTTCAAGGGGTGCCAGAGAACTTAGTGATCTACTTTAATACGAATAGATTTAGCTTAACGGCAGAGTCGATAAGCACCTTGGATATTGCGTTGGCCTTATTAAAAGCTCAGCCTAGTCTAAAGCTGAAAGTGACGGGTCACACGGATTCTCGCCAAACAGTACAATACAACGTCGAACTTTCGAAGAACCGTGTATTCGAGGCACGCAACTACCTCATCCAGCATGGTGTGAAGAATAAGCGAATGAAATTAGCTTGGTTCTCAGAGCTAGTGCCAGCTGCACCTAATAAGACGGTGGATGGGATGAAACTTAATCGAAGAGTGGAATTGAAAATCACGAAATAG
- a CDS encoding beta strand repeat-containing protein — protein MKKFLSFIAFSLISFVGFSQNKGISYQAVIIDPNPIEIPGKDVTAQPYVSKDVWIRFGIYAGTTLQYEELHKTKTDEYGLVNLIIGGGVNTGKAGTFTSLSWDGVTKSIITNVSFDQGGRYTEVSNQKFTYVPYTLLAETAVKLSGVLPIASGGTGATNAIAARTNLGLGNVDNTADVDKQVSIPTLAILDTKESLANKSTNIIADSASSVKYPSVKAIKDYIDNRTGNSNLANQANRANLAAKATALETPRTINGIPFDGTANITIPVGVTPPDANATTKGLVKLAGDLTGTADAPAIAANSITTAKIIDGAVTDTKITSIAGSKVTGNIAGNATNVTGMIAVANGGTGASTAAGARANLGLVIGTNVQAPLVAGTDYLRPNGSAANLTNFPLLNQSTTGNAATATKLAATKNINGVPFDGSSDITISTSASTISGTIAIANGGTGATTAAGARTNLGLVIGTDVLAQRTFGTAANSAATDFVAVTEKGANNGVATLGVNGKIPSAQIPSISFQSVSVVNSDATMTAISGAQVGSIAIRSDQNINYVLSALPATTLSNWIQLAASTDVSTINGLVGPSVNLSTNEIPEGATNKYYTDARVRGAISATGPLSYNASTGNFSMTAASASANGYLSSADFTTFNNKQTALTAGIDYVTPSGNITGNAANVTGIVSIANGGTGTSTATGALVALGAEPTDNKSNNILIDGNSTTKFPSFKAIKDYVDQQSANAGVADNSITSAKINGTLAVLKGGTGASNAADARTNLGLVIGTDVMAANFTTTLTGDVAGSGNGSFATTVNSVGGVSSSTIATLPTNVAANTASITANTSDILLKAPLASPTFTGTPTAPTPATSDNSTKVATTEYVKNSIVAANAGLSSIGAISGTSNAKGATISGTTELILTPADASNGGVVTNGTQTFAGAKTFSNDMTVREILFGYGTHNKTNNIAIGRLALNNNTSDYNVAIGNSANSQAASNSGGYNVALGYQAMKFPNSRYNVAIGSQSFYSSAAPSSGDNNVAVGYQALYNPGTGANNTVLGYQSLYNGGANNSILGAKALYNAAGASNNVAVGDNAGLLFGSGSGTALTSSTQSIFIGSGVRAGTNTSTNEIAIGYNVVGNGSNTVTIGNNSITANYFKGDINLTGNLNGGTWSGTTIGSNYGGAGTVNGILKANGSGVVSAAVAGTDYLTPSGNAASATILATARNINGVAFDGSANITIAADANTLTGTTLASNITASSLTSVGTITSGIWSATTIDIAKGGTGATTAGGALTNLGAQSVDNMSTNITTDAASTSRYPSVKLIKDYVDTRVASAGVSDGSITNVKLANSTTILGSTTMTLGGTVSSVIGLTSLEATNLTGTLSGTATALATGRTISTIGDVTYTSGAFDGTSNVTGSATLTNTTVTAGTYGSSTAIPTFTVDSKGRLTAASTVGITAGVSTLAYSTIGASNGGTISGTTLTLTAADASNPGLISTGTQTIAGAKTFTNTATFNTDISVNGLTVGRGAGAVASNAALGATALNANTSGNYNVAVGSEALQRNTGGSVNVALGAATIDYLTSGNNNTAVGGFAGRNYGPNGGATGNNTTMNNGILLGYDARPLTSGGTDEVVIGMRAIGHGSNTVTLGNSSNTKTFLTGDLSLTGNITSGIWSATEVAIAKGGTGATTAAGARTNLGLVIGTDVMAANFTTTLTGDVTGAGNGSFATTLAASGVNSGTYGSSTAIPVLTVDTKGRVTSASTVGITAGVSTLAYSTTGASNGGTISGTTLTLTAADASNPGLISTGAQTIAGAKTFSSDVTATNFLGNATTATTASNISATSNTTLTSLANLATVGTITAGTWSGSVISSSKGGAGTVSGLLKANGSGVVSAAVAGTDYQAPLTAGTSFIAPNAAITAATKTKITYDAFGLVTAGADATTADIAPSTNRNYVTDAQAGVISNTSGTNTGDQTITLTGDVTGTGTGSFAATLTNTTVTAAAYGSSTAIPTFTVDSKGRLTAASTASIVANAGTLTGTSLASTVTGSSLTGVATITSGTWNGSTVAVAYGGTGLTSPGTSGNVLTSNGTGWVSSTPSGVNTISYTSATSYSTGGTISGTSLILAAASSTNPGLISTGAQTFTGLKTFSPSVTASSSLARGLLVSPTLTSGSSSDVLVGLDIAPTFSGTGSPTKWGLRVGSGGGVLVSSSTASTSRFTGALQVYGGVGVSGSVYAADFNGANLSVGSSSTSNASNLSIGLSDNLSSTGAYNYNYAIGSSIFSNDLSGSNNVGIGYSTLNRLTSGNGNIGVGSNVLSANTIGSNNIAFGGSSLRYLVSVTASEINNNISIGNSSMGSAITGADNTSIGGNALSKITSGNSNIAIGSSAGAYNNATTGPQGTSSGYLTSSTNSIFIGTMALSNTTSSTNEIVIGSNAKGNGSNTTVIGNTSITSATINGDLTLARTTASTSTTTGALQVGGGAGIVGNVNVGGTLGVTGATTLSSTLTAGTSTLTSLSVTNNETVGGTLGVTGATTLASTLTAGTSTLTSLSVTNNETVGGTLGVTGATTLSTLTASGNSTLTTLTTTGAATFSSTVTISTGAGLNKVLTSDANGGATWNSNPNAAFRLVSSSATYTVSATDDKYVIYSNAATGTISLPAITSTMSGKEIIIKNISNFNVTINANGTQKIVADFANNTAGSATLGVEASNNWVKLIADGTNSQWILFRALF, from the coding sequence ATGAAGAAATTTTTATCATTCATCGCATTCTCCTTGATTTCCTTCGTGGGTTTTTCGCAGAACAAAGGAATCAGTTATCAAGCCGTGATCATCGACCCGAATCCGATTGAAATTCCGGGAAAAGACGTCACCGCGCAACCTTACGTGAGCAAAGACGTGTGGATCCGTTTTGGGATTTATGCGGGAACGACTTTGCAATACGAGGAACTTCACAAAACTAAAACCGACGAATACGGCCTTGTAAACCTGATTATTGGCGGTGGCGTTAATACGGGGAAAGCGGGGACTTTTACTTCCTTGAGCTGGGACGGCGTTACAAAAAGCATCATTACGAATGTGAGTTTTGACCAAGGTGGCCGCTACACCGAGGTGAGCAATCAGAAATTTACGTACGTTCCTTACACCCTGTTAGCGGAGACTGCGGTGAAATTATCAGGGGTTTTACCGATCGCTTCAGGCGGTACGGGTGCGACGAATGCCATCGCTGCACGAACAAATTTAGGCCTAGGCAATGTGGACAACACGGCGGATGTGGACAAGCAAGTTTCCATTCCTACTTTGGCCATTTTAGACACCAAAGAATCTTTAGCAAATAAATCAACGAATATCATTGCGGACTCTGCTTCGTCCGTGAAGTACCCTTCTGTGAAGGCGATTAAGGACTATATTGATAATCGTACGGGGAATTCGAATCTAGCAAATCAAGCAAACCGCGCTAATTTAGCGGCCAAAGCCACAGCTTTAGAAACCCCGCGCACCATCAACGGAATTCCTTTTGACGGTACAGCGAATATCACGATTCCGGTAGGGGTAACCCCTCCAGATGCAAATGCAACCACGAAAGGGTTAGTCAAATTAGCGGGTGATTTAACGGGAACGGCGGATGCTCCTGCCATTGCGGCGAACTCGATTACCACGGCTAAAATCATTGATGGAGCTGTCACAGATACAAAAATTACGTCTATTGCTGGATCGAAAGTAACTGGAAATATTGCGGGCAATGCAACCAATGTAACAGGAATGATCGCTGTTGCTAATGGTGGAACAGGAGCTTCTACTGCAGCTGGAGCCAGGGCGAATTTAGGCTTAGTGATAGGGACTAATGTGCAAGCGCCACTCGTGGCAGGAACGGATTACCTTCGTCCAAACGGCAGCGCAGCAAACCTGACTAACTTCCCTTTATTAAATCAAAGTACGACGGGTAATGCAGCCACGGCTACGAAATTAGCAGCCACTAAAAATATCAACGGCGTTCCTTTTGATGGATCGTCTGATATCACCATTTCAACAAGTGCCTCCACTATATCTGGTACCATTGCCATTGCAAATGGAGGAACGGGAGCTACAACGGCGGCTGGCGCAAGAACGAATTTAGGATTGGTCATTGGTACAGATGTATTAGCCCAAAGAACGTTTGGTACAGCGGCAAATAGCGCTGCGACAGACTTTGTAGCTGTCACAGAGAAAGGTGCAAATAATGGGGTAGCTACCTTAGGTGTTAATGGAAAAATCCCATCTGCTCAAATTCCATCGATCTCTTTTCAAAGCGTTTCTGTAGTCAATTCTGATGCGACCATGACGGCTATTTCAGGTGCTCAAGTGGGAAGTATTGCTATCAGATCAGACCAAAACATTAACTACGTGTTGAGCGCTTTGCCAGCTACCACTTTATCGAACTGGATTCAGCTAGCTGCATCGACCGATGTTTCTACTATTAACGGATTGGTGGGACCTAGTGTGAATTTATCCACAAATGAAATCCCAGAGGGGGCTACGAATAAATATTATACAGACGCTCGAGTAAGGGGTGCTATCAGTGCGACTGGGCCACTAAGCTATAATGCGTCCACAGGTAATTTCAGCATGACAGCTGCCTCAGCGTCTGCGAATGGCTATTTGAGTTCGGCTGATTTCACCACTTTCAACAACAAGCAAACAGCTTTAACTGCGGGCATAGATTACGTAACGCCTTCTGGAAATATCACGGGTAATGCGGCCAACGTAACAGGAATTGTTTCGATTGCGAATGGTGGTACGGGTACGTCTACAGCGACTGGAGCTCTTGTGGCTTTGGGCGCAGAACCTACTGACAATAAGAGTAATAATATTCTTATTGACGGAAATTCCACTACGAAATTCCCCTCGTTTAAGGCGATTAAGGACTACGTAGATCAACAAAGTGCGAATGCTGGTGTGGCGGATAATAGTATTACCTCAGCAAAAATCAACGGTACGTTAGCGGTATTAAAAGGAGGTACAGGTGCCTCTAATGCCGCTGATGCTAGAACCAATTTAGGCTTAGTGATAGGCACCGATGTGATGGCTGCGAACTTCACCACAACCTTAACGGGCGATGTTGCAGGATCAGGGAATGGATCTTTTGCAACGACCGTGAATTCCGTGGGTGGTGTGAGTTCAAGTACGATTGCAACATTGCCTACGAATGTGGCGGCGAACACGGCTAGTATTACAGCAAATACATCCGATATTTTATTAAAAGCCCCTCTTGCTTCACCGACATTTACAGGAACTCCTACGGCGCCTACTCCGGCGACGAGTGATAATTCAACGAAAGTGGCTACCACAGAATACGTGAAGAATTCGATTGTTGCGGCAAATGCAGGATTAAGTTCTATTGGCGCCATTTCTGGTACTTCAAATGCGAAAGGTGCAACGATTAGTGGAACTACAGAGTTGATTTTAACTCCTGCGGATGCATCGAATGGTGGTGTGGTAACGAATGGTACGCAGACGTTTGCTGGAGCAAAGACTTTTAGCAATGATATGACTGTTCGAGAAATCTTATTTGGTTATGGAACTCATAATAAGACGAATAATATTGCCATAGGTAGATTAGCGTTAAATAATAATACGTCTGACTATAATGTGGCCATTGGAAATTCGGCCAACTCGCAAGCTGCATCTAATTCCGGTGGTTATAATGTCGCTTTAGGTTATCAAGCTATGAAATTCCCTAATAGCAGATATAACGTAGCTATAGGTTCTCAATCTTTTTATAGTTCTGCAGCACCATCAAGCGGCGATAATAATGTGGCTGTAGGTTATCAAGCACTTTACAATCCTGGAACTGGGGCTAACAATACAGTATTAGGTTATCAATCCTTATACAATGGCGGAGCAAATAACTCAATTTTAGGGGCTAAAGCATTATACAATGCAGCAGGAGCTTCAAATAACGTGGCTGTAGGAGATAATGCGGGTTTACTTTTTGGGTCTGGTTCTGGAACCGCTTTAACAAGTTCAACACAAAGTATTTTTATTGGTAGTGGCGTTCGTGCAGGAACAAATACATCTACAAATGAAATAGCCATCGGTTATAATGTGGTAGGTAATGGCTCTAACACAGTCACTATTGGTAATAATTCAATTACTGCAAACTATTTTAAAGGAGATATCAATTTAACGGGTAATTTGAACGGCGGGACTTGGAGTGGAACCACGATTGGGAGTAATTATGGTGGTGCTGGGACCGTTAATGGAATTTTAAAAGCAAATGGAAGTGGAGTGGTGAGTGCTGCGGTAGCCGGTACGGATTATTTAACTCCTTCAGGTAATGCAGCATCTGCCACCATTTTAGCCACAGCGAGAAACATTAACGGTGTGGCATTCGATGGATCTGCTAATATTACGATTGCGGCAGATGCGAATACCTTAACGGGTACGACTTTGGCAAGTAATATTACGGCGTCTAGTTTAACTAGTGTGGGAACAATCACTTCGGGTATTTGGAGTGCTACAACGATTGATATTGCCAAAGGTGGTACAGGTGCCACCACAGCAGGAGGAGCCTTAACAAATTTAGGAGCTCAATCTGTAGATAATATGAGTACAAACATCACAACAGATGCAGCTTCTACATCAAGATATCCAAGCGTAAAATTGATTAAGGATTATGTTGATACACGTGTAGCATCAGCGGGTGTTTCGGATGGTAGTATCACAAATGTGAAGCTGGCTAATAGTACAACGATTTTAGGGTCGACCACGATGACTTTAGGTGGAACGGTTTCTTCGGTAATAGGTTTAACAAGTTTAGAGGCAACTAATTTAACAGGAACTTTGTCGGGTACAGCAACAGCCTTAGCAACCGGCCGCACCATCTCTACAATAGGGGATGTGACCTACACGAGTGGGGCATTTGACGGAACATCTAATGTAACGGGATCTGCTACCTTAACCAACACTACAGTTACCGCAGGAACTTATGGATCTTCTACTGCCATTCCTACATTCACAGTAGATAGCAAAGGTCGATTAACAGCTGCTAGCACGGTAGGAATTACGGCGGGAGTTTCGACTTTAGCGTATTCAACTATTGGAGCTTCGAATGGTGGAACAATCAGTGGAACAACCTTAACTTTAACAGCAGCAGATGCAAGTAATCCGGGATTAATATCGACGGGAACGCAGACGATTGCGGGAGCAAAGACCTTTACAAATACCGCTACATTTAATACAGATATTTCAGTGAATGGGTTAACTGTGGGACGTGGAGCTGGAGCAGTTGCTTCAAACGCGGCCCTGGGTGCAACAGCTTTAAATGCAAACACTTCTGGTAACTATAACGTGGCTGTGGGTAGTGAGGCATTGCAAAGAAATACAGGTGGTAGTGTAAACGTTGCTCTTGGTGCAGCTACGATTGACTATTTAACATCTGGAAATAATAATACCGCGGTCGGTGGTTTTGCCGGACGAAATTATGGTCCAAATGGCGGTGCTACAGGAAATAATACTACGATGAATAATGGTATCTTGCTAGGTTACGACGCAAGGCCATTAACTAGCGGAGGAACGGATGAAGTCGTTATCGGTATGCGTGCGATAGGTCATGGAAGCAATACGGTGACTTTAGGTAATAGCTCGAATACTAAAACATTCTTAACGGGGGATTTATCGTTAACGGGTAATATCACGTCAGGTATTTGGAGTGCGACGGAAGTTGCTATTGCCAAAGGTGGTACAGGCGCCACTACCGCCGCCGGAGCCAGAACAAATTTAGGATTAGTAATAGGTACAGATGTAATGGCTGCGAACTTTACTACGACCTTAACCGGTGATGTGACAGGTGCTGGAAATGGAAGTTTTGCGACGACTTTAGCTGCTTCCGGTGTTAATTCAGGAACTTATGGATCTTCTACTGCGATTCCAGTATTAACGGTGGACACTAAGGGTAGAGTAACTTCAGCGAGCACCGTAGGAATTACGGCGGGAGTTTCGACTTTAGCTTACTCAACTACGGGAGCTTCGAATGGCGGAACCATCAGTGGAACGACCTTAACTTTAACTGCTGCAGATGCTTCGAATCCGGGATTAATTTCGACGGGAGCGCAGACGATTGCGGGGGCAAAGACCTTCAGCAGTGACGTTACCGCTACTAACTTCTTAGGAAATGCTACGACGGCAACAACTGCTAGCAACATTTCAGCGACTTCGAATACAACATTAACTTCACTAGCTAATTTAGCGACGGTGGGTACGATCACTGCAGGTACTTGGAGTGGATCCGTAATTAGCAGTAGCAAAGGGGGTGCCGGAACCGTGAGCGGATTATTAAAAGCAAACGGAAGTGGTGTTGTAAGTGCGGCGGTGGCTGGTACAGATTATCAAGCGCCTTTAACGGCGGGAACTAGTTTCATTGCTCCAAATGCTGCTATCACAGCAGCAACTAAAACAAAAATCACCTATGATGCTTTTGGTCTTGTAACAGCTGGTGCAGATGCAACAACGGCAGATATTGCGCCTAGTACAAATCGAAATTATGTAACTGATGCTCAGGCGGGTGTTATTTCTAATACATCTGGAACAAATACAGGAGATCAGACAATCACCTTAACAGGCGATGTGACAGGAACAGGTACGGGAAGTTTTGCGGCGACACTTACAAACACAACAGTTACAGCTGCTGCCTATGGTTCCTCTACTGCCATTCCTACATTTACGGTAGACAGTAAGGGCCGTTTGACTGCGGCAAGTACGGCAAGTATTGTGGCTAATGCTGGGACTTTAACTGGTACCTCATTAGCTTCGACCGTTACAGGTTCTAGTTTAACTGGAGTTGCTACAATCACAAGTGGTACTTGGAACGGATCAACTGTAGCGGTTGCTTACGGCGGTACAGGTTTAACAAGTCCAGGAACTTCAGGTAATGTCTTGACATCGAATGGAACGGGTTGGGTTTCATCCACACCTTCAGGGGTAAATACTATTTCATATACGAGTGCAACATCTTATTCAACTGGAGGAACTATAAGCGGAACAAGCTTAATTCTTGCTGCAGCAAGTTCAACAAACCCAGGTTTAATTTCAACAGGAGCACAAACATTTACTGGACTTAAGACATTTTCTCCTAGTGTAACAGCTAGTTCATCTTTAGCACGTGGTTTACTAGTTTCACCAACTTTAACTTCAGGATCTAGCTCAGATGTATTAGTTGGACTTGATATTGCCCCAACCTTTAGTGGTACAGGTAGTCCAACAAAGTGGGGATTAAGAGTCGGTAGTGGCGGAGGAGTTTTGGTAAGTTCTAGCACAGCTTCAACTTCTAGGTTTACTGGTGCATTGCAAGTATATGGGGGTGTTGGTGTTTCAGGAAGTGTTTATGCAGCTGATTTTAATGGAGCAAATCTTTCTGTAGGGTCTAGCTCAACAAGTAATGCCTCAAATTTATCTATTGGTCTCTCAGATAACCTTAGTAGTACGGGAGCGTATAATTACAATTATGCAATAGGGTCTAGTATTTTTAGCAATGACCTATCTGGAAGCAATAACGTTGGAATTGGATATAGTACATTAAATAGATTAACAAGTGGTAATGGCAATATTGGTGTAGGAAGTAATGTTTTATCTGCTAATACAATTGGATCAAATAACATCGCATTTGGTGGTTCTTCATTAAGGTATTTAGTTTCAGTTACTGCTAGTGAAATTAATAATAATATATCAATTGGAAATAGTTCGATGGGGAGTGCAATTACCGGTGCTGATAATACGAGTATTGGAGGCAATGCGCTTTCTAAAATAACATCAGGGAATTCAAATATTGCTATAGGAAGTTCAGCTGGCGCATACAATAATGCTACAACTGGACCACAGGGAACTTCCTCTGGGTACCTAACTAGTAGTACTAATAGTATCTTTATTGGAACTATGGCCTTGTCTAACACAACCAGTTCAACGAATGAAATTGTAATTGGCTCAAATGCAAAGGGCAATGGATCAAACACTACTGTAATTGGTAACACTTCCATAACAAGTGCTACCATCAATGGTGATTTAACCTTGGCTAGAACAACGGCATCTACTTCTACAACAACGGGGGCTTTACAAGTTGGTGGTGGTGCTGGTATTGTTGGAAATGTGAATGTTGGCGGAACTTTAGGAGTGACAGGAGCCACAACCTTATCATCTACCTTAACTGCCGGTACATCTACTTTAACAAGTTTGAGTGTTACGAATAATGAAACTGTAGGCGGAACTTTAGGAGTAACAGGTGCTACAACCTTAGCAAGTACCTTAACAGCCGGAACATCTACCTTAACAAGTTTGAGTGTTACGAATAATGAAACGGTTGGGGGTACTTTAGGAGTGACAGGTGCAACGACTTTATCTACATTGACGGCATCTGGTAATTCGACATTAACTACCTTAACTACAACAGGGGCTGCTACTTTCAGTAGCACGGTTACGATTTCTACAGGCGCAGGATTAAATAAAGTTTTAACTTCTGATGCTAATGGAGGAGCAACTTGGAATTCAAATCCGAATGCTGCATTTAGATTGGTTTCTTCTTCTGCGACTTATACCGTTTCTGCAACGGATGATAAATATGTGATTTATTCAAATGCTGCAACGGGTACAATCTCTCTGCCGGCTATTACAAGCACAATGAGTGGCAAAGAAATTATTATTAAAAATATTTCGAATTTCAATGTCACAATTAATGCAAATGGAACGCAGAAAATAGTGGCAGACTTTGCAAATAACACAGCGGGATCTGCAACTCTAGGCGTTGAAGCATCTAACAACTGGGTTAAATTAATTGCAGACGGAACAAATAGTCAATGGATATTATTTAGAGCACTATTCTAA
- a CDS encoding helix-turn-helix domain-containing protein, whose amino-acid sequence MILYISLFSIITSAIIAIYNWRINPNALLLTGIFGIFSTYGLTHYFTVYHHDIFWTAIFYGNLSPLWYLPGPMLYVYTRNTITDKSLFSSKKDYLHLLPFLIQAINISPYLFSTFDFKLQTARLIIENINNVRTLGSGFFIPPSISFVTRPSLVIIYAIASVFLLQKYHRKEHKNLEANKQNKLVYNWLFTLILVTLIVALNFLVMTLDLYGAPVNRVIMESEPTYNISGIAFALLPLVLIVFFPQILYGMPIATSTKKAAKLTIMAADPSDPLAETAQIIVDYINNEKPYLNPDFDLEDLSEKLDIPKHHIIYCFTIILQKKFTAYRSTVRIEYAKTLLNSGTADTLSIDGIGSQSGFSSRSGFYATFKAETGMTPSQYLETL is encoded by the coding sequence ATGATTTTATACATATCCCTGTTCTCTATCATCACCTCTGCGATTATCGCCATTTACAACTGGCGCATTAATCCGAATGCGTTATTATTAACAGGGATTTTCGGGATATTCTCCACGTATGGCCTGACGCATTATTTCACGGTTTACCACCACGACATTTTTTGGACAGCTATCTTCTACGGAAACTTATCCCCTTTATGGTATTTACCTGGCCCGATGTTGTATGTGTATACGCGGAATACCATCACCGACAAAAGCCTATTTTCGTCTAAAAAAGACTACCTACATCTGCTGCCTTTTCTCATTCAGGCCATCAATATTTCCCCTTATCTATTCAGCACATTTGACTTTAAATTACAAACGGCCAGGCTCATCATTGAAAATATCAACAATGTCCGCACCTTAGGAAGTGGCTTCTTTATTCCGCCAAGTATCTCCTTTGTGACACGGCCCAGTTTGGTAATTATCTATGCTATCGCCAGCGTATTCCTTTTGCAAAAATACCACAGGAAAGAGCATAAAAACTTAGAGGCAAACAAGCAAAATAAACTCGTTTATAACTGGTTATTTACCCTCATTTTAGTCACCTTAATCGTGGCACTAAATTTCTTAGTTATGACGCTTGATTTGTATGGCGCACCCGTTAATCGCGTCATCATGGAATCCGAGCCTACTTACAACATTTCTGGAATTGCTTTCGCATTGCTACCACTTGTTTTGATTGTATTCTTCCCTCAAATATTGTACGGGATGCCTATCGCAACCTCGACTAAAAAGGCGGCTAAACTAACTATCATGGCGGCTGACCCATCTGATCCTTTGGCAGAAACCGCCCAAATCATCGTCGACTACATCAACAACGAGAAACCCTATTTAAACCCAGATTTTGATTTAGAAGATTTATCTGAAAAACTGGATATTCCAAAGCACCATATCATTTATTGCTTCACCATCATCCTTCAGAAAAAATTCACCGCTTACCGCTCTACCGTTCGCATCGAATATGCGAAAACATTATTGAACTCAGGAACGGCAGATACCCTCTCCATTGACGGAATAGGTTCACAATCTGGCTTCTCTTCTCGTTCTGGTTTCTATGCTACATTTAAAGCCGAAACAGGAATGACGCCGAGTCAGTATTTGGAAACGCTATAA